A single genomic interval of Lathyrus oleraceus cultivar Zhongwan6 chromosome 7, CAAS_Psat_ZW6_1.0, whole genome shotgun sequence harbors:
- the LOC127104068 gene encoding gibberellin 2-beta-dioxygenase, translating into MVVLSSQQATLNDLFPINTCKPTPTTVLKGVPEVDLSHPDAKTLIVNACIEFGFFKAVNHHVPLELMTNLENETLKFFKQTQLEKEKAGPPDPFGYGSKSIGTNGDIGWVEYLLLNTNPDVISPKSLHLLHQNPNKFRCAVEEYILAVKEVCCEVLELMADGLGIEERNVFSRLVRDERSDSCLRVNHYTACGEVEALSGGGNLIGFGEHTDPQIISVLRSNNTSGLQICLRDGVSWVSIPPDHTSFFITVGDSLQVMTNGGLKSVKHRVLTDTNMSRLSMIYFGGPPLNEKLAPLPSILMSKKEQSLYKEFTWREYKNAAYKSRLAYNRLSLFEKKSAAQ; encoded by the exons ATGGTTGTTCTTTCTTCCCAACAAGCCACATTAAACGACTTATTTCCCATAAACACATGCAAACCAACACCAACAACTGTATTGAAAGGTGTTCCAGAGGTTGACCTTTCACACCCTGATGCTAAAACACTAATAGTCAACGCATGTATAGAGTTCGGATTCTTTAAGGCTGTCAACCACCATGTTCCATTAGAGCTCATGACCAATTTAGAAAATGAAACACTCAAGTTTTTCAAACAAACTCAGTTAGAGAAAGAGAAAGCAGGTCCTCCGGATCCTTTTGGTTATGGAAGCAAAAGTATTGGCACAAATGGAGATATTGGTTGGGTTGAATACCTTCTTCTCAATACTAACCCTGATGTCATCTCTCCCAAATCTCTTCACCTTTTACACCAAAACCCAAACAAGTTCAG GTGTGCTGTGGAAGAATACATATTGGCAGTGAAGGAAGTGTGTTGTGAAGTGTTGGAATTAATGGCAGATGGATTGGGGATTGAAGAGAGGAATGTGTTTAGCAGATTGGTGAGAGATGAGAGAAGTGATTCTTGTTTGAGAGTAAATCACTACACTGCATGTGGAGAAGTTGAAGCATTGAGTGGAGGAGGAAATTTGATTGGATTTGGGGAACATACAGACCCACAGATCATATCTGTTCTGAGGTCTAACAATACATCAGGATTGCAAATTTGTTTGAGAGATGGAGTTTCTTGGGTTTCAATCCCACCTGATCACACTTCTTTTTTCATCACAGTCGGGGATTCCTTACAG GTGATGACAAATGGAGGATTAAAGAGTGTAAAGCATAGGGTTTTGACTGACACAAACATGTCAAGATTGTCGATGATTTACTTTGGAGGACCACCCTTGAATGAAAAGTTGGCACCTTTGCCTTCAATATTGATGTCAAAGAAAGAACAGAGTTTGTACAAAGAATTCACATGGAGGGAGTACAAAAATGCTGCATATAAGTCAAGGTTGGCTTATAATAGACTTAGTCTTTTTGAGAAAAAATCTGCAGCTCAATGA